A single Phragmites australis chromosome 4, lpPhrAust1.1, whole genome shotgun sequence DNA region contains:
- the LOC133916688 gene encoding peptidyl-prolyl cis-trans isomerase CYP65: MGKKQHSKDRMFITRTEWATEWGGAKKKVAAAPFKRLPFYCCALTFLPFEDPVCTADGSVFDLMSIIPYLKKFGKHPVTGAMLKQEDLIPLTFHKNSDGEFQCPVLNKVFTEFTHIVAVKTTGNVFCYEAIQELNIKPKNWKELLTDEPFTRNDLITIQNPNVLDSKVLGEFDHVKKGLKLEDEELQRMKDDPTYNINISGDLKQMIKELGTEKGKIAFLQGGGGQKAQKERVAALAAILAKKEKDDSKSGKESKPQQCFSIVDAASASVHGRSAAAAKAASAEKTAARIAMHMAGDRAPVNAKLVKSRYTTGAASRSFTSTAYDPVTKNEFEYVKVERNPKKKGYVQLHTTHGDLNLELHCDITPRTCENFLTHCENGYYNGLIFHRSIKNFMIQGGDPTGTGSGGESIWGKPFQDEPNSKLLHSGRGVVSMANSGPHTNGSQFFILYKSAPHLNFKHTVFGMVVGGLTTLSAMEKVPVDDDDRPLDEIKILKVSIFVNPYTEPDEEEEKAKEEQEEKKDEDYDKVGSWYSNPGTGVSGSTSAGGGVGKYLKARTAGSVDVTGNAGAADDSSKKRKVNASSVEFKDFSGW; encoded by the exons TTTCTTCCATTTGAGGATCCAGTGTGCACGGCTGATGGAAGCGTCTTCGATTTGAT GAGCATAATCCCATACCTTAAAAAGTTTGGAAAACATCCAGTAACCGGAGCAATGCTCAAGCAGGAAGATCTTATTCCTCTCACGTTCCACAAGAACTCAGATG GAGAGTTCCAGTGCCCTGTTCTGAACAAAGTTTTTACAGAATTCACGCACATAGTTGCTGTAAAAACTACTGGAAATGTCTTCTGTTATGAG GCAATCCAAGAGCTTAACATCAAGCCAAAAAATTGGAAAGAGTTGCTAACTGATGAGCCCTTCACTCGAAATGATTTGATAACAATTCAG AATCCAAACGTGCTTGATAGCAAGGTCCTAGGGGAATTCGACCATGTCAAAAAGGGCCTCAAACTTGAGGATGAAG AGTTGCAGCGAATGAAAGATGATCCAACCTACAACATAAATATTTCTGGTGATCTTAAGCAAATGATTAAGGAACTTGGGACGGAAAAAGGAAAGATAGCCTTTTTGCAGGGGGGTGGAGGGCAGaaagctcaaaaagaaagaGTTGCTGCACTTGCTGCTATTTTagcaaaaaaagagaaggatgACTCAAAATCGGGAAAAGAATCTAAACCGCAACAGTGTTTCAGTATTGTGGAtgctgcttctgcttctgtccATGGCAGgagtgcagcagcagcaaaggCTGCTTCTGCTGAGAAAACTGCTGCTAGAATTGCTATGCATATGGCAGGGGATCGAGCTCCTGTAAATGCTAAATTG GTCAAAAGTCGTTACACTACTGGAGCAGCTTCACGTTCCTTCACATCGACTGCCTATGATCCTGTTACCAAAAACGAATTTGAGTATGTTAAAGTTGAAAGGAACCCAAAAAAGAAAGGATATGTTCAGCTGCATACAACCCATGGTGATTTGAATTTGGAGCTTCATTGTGATATAACTCCTCGGACATGTGAAAATTTTCTCACGCATTGTGAAAATGGTTACTACAATGGTCTTATCTTCCATAGGAGCATAAA GAACTTCATGATTCAAGGAGGTGACCCAACTGGCACAGGAAGTGGAGGAGAGTCCATATGGGGTAAACCTTTCCAGGATGAGCCGAATTCAAAGCTGCTACATTCAGGAAGAGGTGTGGTCAGCATGGCAAATTCTGGTCCTCATACCAATGGATCCCAATTTTTTATCTTGTACAAGTCTGCACCACATTTAAATTTCAAGCACACGGTATttggtatggtggttggtggtttgacCACACTTTCAGCTATGGAAAAGGTTCCTGTTGATGATGACGACCGGCCATTG GATGAAATAAAGATACTAAAAGTTAGTATATTCGTGAATCCTTACACGGAgccagatgaggaagaagaaaaggcaaaggaggagcaggaggagaaaaaggatgAGGATTAT GATAAGGTGGGATCTTGGTATAGCAACCCAGGAACTGGTGTTTCTGGTTCAACAAGTGCTGGCGGTGGAGTTGGCAAGTACTTAAAAGCTCGAACTGCTGGCTCTGTTGATGTGACTGGAAATGCTGGTGCAGCTGATGATTCAAGCAAGAAGAGAAAAGTGAATGCTTCTAGTGTAGAGTTCAAAGATTTCTCTGGATGGTAG